Proteins encoded by one window of Streptacidiphilus sp. PB12-B1b:
- the ispG gene encoding flavodoxin-dependent (E)-4-hydroxy-3-methylbut-2-enyl-diphosphate synthase yields the protein MTAIPLGMPSAPLKPLAVRRKSRQIMVGSVPVGGDAPISVQSMTTTLTSDVNATLQQIAELTASGCQIVRVACPSQDDADALATIARKSQIPVIADIHFQPKYVFAAIDAGCAAVRVNPGNIRQFDDKVKEIAKAASDAGVPIRIGVNAGSLDRRLLEKYGKATPEALVESALWECSLFEEHGFRDIKISVKHNDPVVMIAAYRLLAASCDYPLHLGVTEAGPAFQGTIKSAVAFGALLAEGIGDTIRVSLSAPPAEEIKVGNQILESLNLRQRGLEIVSCPSCGRAQVDVYKLAEEVTAGLEGMEVPLRVAVMGCVVNGPGEAREADLGVASGNGKGQIFVKGEVVKTVPESKIVETLIEEALKLAETIQATGAAPGAPTVDVG from the coding sequence ATGACCGCGATCCCGCTGGGAATGCCGTCCGCTCCGCTCAAGCCGCTCGCTGTGCGGCGGAAGAGTCGTCAGATCATGGTCGGCAGTGTGCCGGTGGGTGGGGATGCGCCGATCTCGGTGCAGTCGATGACGACGACGTTGACCTCGGATGTCAATGCGACGTTGCAGCAGATCGCGGAGCTGACGGCGTCGGGGTGCCAGATCGTGCGGGTGGCGTGTCCCTCGCAGGACGATGCGGATGCGTTGGCGACGATTGCGCGCAAGTCGCAGATCCCGGTGATCGCGGACATTCACTTCCAGCCGAAGTACGTGTTCGCGGCGATCGACGCGGGGTGTGCGGCGGTGCGGGTGAATCCGGGGAACATCCGGCAGTTCGACGACAAGGTGAAGGAGATCGCCAAGGCGGCGTCGGATGCGGGGGTGCCGATCCGGATCGGGGTGAATGCGGGGTCGTTGGACCGGCGGTTGCTGGAGAAGTACGGGAAGGCGACGCCGGAGGCGTTGGTGGAGTCGGCGCTGTGGGAGTGCTCGTTGTTCGAGGAGCACGGGTTCCGGGACATCAAGATCTCGGTGAAGCACAACGATCCGGTGGTGATGATCGCGGCGTACCGGTTGCTGGCGGCGTCGTGCGACTATCCGCTGCACCTGGGGGTGACCGAGGCGGGTCCGGCGTTCCAGGGGACGATCAAGTCGGCGGTGGCGTTCGGGGCGCTGCTGGCGGAGGGGATCGGGGACACGATCCGGGTGTCGCTGTCGGCTCCGCCGGCGGAGGAGATCAAGGTGGGGAACCAGATCCTGGAGTCGTTGAACCTGCGGCAGCGGGGGTTGGAGATCGTGTCGTGCCCGTCGTGCGGGCGGGCGCAGGTGGATGTGTACAAGCTGGCGGAGGAGGTCACTGCGGGGCTTGAGGGGATGGAGGTGCCGTTGCGGGTGGCGGTGATGGGCTGTGTGGTGAACGGTCCGGGTGAGGCGCGGGAGGCGGATCTGGGGGTGGCGTCGGGCAACGGCAAGGGGCAGATCTTCGTCAAGGGCGAGGTGGTCAAGACCGTGCCCGAGTCCAAGATCGTGGAGACGCTGATCGAGGAGGCGCTCAAGCTGGCAGAAACGATTCAGGCGACCGGAGCCGCCCCCGGCGCCCCGACCGTCGACGTCGGCTGA
- the dxs gene encoding 1-deoxy-D-xylulose-5-phosphate synthase, with the protein MSLLESIHDPADLRGLAADQLPLLAEEIRDFLIEAVTRTGGHLGPNLGVVELTIALHRVFDSPKDRILFDTGHQSYVHKLLTGRQDFTRLKSRGGLSGYPSRAESEHDVIENSHASTVLGYADGLAKANEIQGLDDRHVVAVIGDGALTGGMAWEALNNIAEAQDRPVIIVVNDNERSYAPTIGGLATHLATLRTTQGYERFLSWGKEALQRTPGVGAPLYDALHGAKKGFKDAFAPQGMFEDLGLKYLGPIDGHDEQAVESALRRARGFGGPVIVHCLTEKGRGYRPAELDEADHFHQVGAIDPVTCEPLQPVGGTSWTSVFGSELVELARERPDVVAITAAMLQPVGLGRFAREFPERIFDVGIAEQHAVVSAAGLATGGLHPVVAVYATFLNRAFDQVLMDVALHRCGVTFVLDRAGVTGTDGASHNGMWDMSVLQVVPGLRLAAPRDADQLRAQLREALDVDDAPTVLRFPKAVVGPPIPAVESIGGVDVLLRTAGPGIAPDVLLVAVGTMAPACLDAAALLTAHGLTATVADPRWVKPVPAALTGLAARHRLVVTVEDNGRVGGVGTAVAQALRDADIDVPTRELGIPQEFLAHAARGEILDDIGLTGPGIAAQTAGFAKAVGRVGPGTDQASAVHSGFGGGEPA; encoded by the coding sequence ATGTCCCTCCTGGAGTCCATCCACGACCCAGCCGATCTGCGCGGGCTGGCCGCCGACCAGCTGCCCCTCCTGGCCGAGGAGATCCGCGACTTCCTGATCGAGGCTGTCACCCGCACGGGCGGCCACCTCGGCCCCAACCTGGGCGTGGTCGAGCTGACCATCGCGCTGCACCGGGTCTTCGACTCCCCGAAGGACCGCATCCTCTTCGACACCGGCCACCAGAGCTACGTGCACAAGCTGCTCACCGGCCGGCAGGACTTCACCCGGCTGAAGTCCCGCGGCGGCCTGTCCGGCTACCCCTCCCGGGCCGAGTCCGAGCACGACGTGATCGAGAACTCGCACGCCTCCACCGTGCTCGGCTACGCCGACGGCCTGGCCAAGGCCAACGAGATCCAGGGCCTGGACGACCGGCACGTGGTCGCCGTCATCGGCGACGGCGCGCTGACCGGCGGCATGGCCTGGGAGGCGCTGAACAACATCGCCGAGGCCCAGGACCGCCCGGTGATCATCGTCGTCAACGACAACGAGCGCTCCTACGCCCCCACCATCGGCGGCCTGGCCACCCACCTGGCCACGCTGCGCACCACCCAGGGCTACGAGCGCTTCCTGTCCTGGGGCAAGGAGGCCCTGCAACGCACCCCCGGCGTCGGCGCGCCGCTCTACGACGCCCTGCACGGCGCCAAGAAGGGCTTCAAGGACGCCTTCGCCCCGCAGGGCATGTTCGAGGACCTCGGCCTGAAGTACCTGGGCCCGATCGACGGCCACGACGAGCAGGCCGTCGAGTCCGCGCTGCGCCGGGCCAGGGGCTTCGGCGGCCCGGTCATCGTCCACTGCCTCACCGAGAAGGGCCGCGGCTACCGCCCGGCCGAACTCGACGAGGCCGACCACTTCCACCAGGTCGGCGCCATCGACCCGGTCACCTGCGAACCCCTGCAGCCGGTCGGCGGCACCTCCTGGACCTCGGTGTTCGGCAGCGAGCTGGTCGAGCTGGCGCGCGAGCGCCCCGACGTCGTCGCCATCACCGCCGCCATGCTCCAGCCGGTCGGCCTCGGCCGCTTCGCCCGCGAGTTCCCGGAGCGGATCTTCGACGTGGGCATCGCCGAGCAGCACGCCGTGGTGAGCGCGGCCGGGCTGGCCACCGGCGGGCTGCACCCGGTGGTGGCGGTCTACGCGACCTTCCTGAACCGGGCCTTCGACCAGGTGCTGATGGACGTGGCACTGCACCGCTGCGGCGTCACCTTCGTCCTGGACCGGGCCGGGGTCACCGGCACCGACGGCGCCAGCCACAACGGCATGTGGGACATGTCCGTCCTGCAGGTCGTCCCCGGCCTGCGGCTGGCCGCCCCGCGCGACGCCGACCAGCTCCGCGCCCAGCTGCGCGAGGCCCTGGACGTCGACGACGCGCCCACCGTGCTGCGCTTCCCCAAGGCCGTGGTCGGCCCGCCGATCCCCGCCGTGGAGAGCATCGGCGGAGTGGACGTGCTGCTGCGCACCGCCGGGCCCGGCATCGCCCCGGACGTGCTGCTGGTGGCCGTCGGCACCATGGCCCCCGCCTGCCTGGACGCCGCCGCGCTGCTCACCGCGCACGGGCTGACCGCCACCGTGGCCGATCCGCGCTGGGTCAAGCCGGTCCCGGCGGCGCTGACCGGGCTGGCCGCCCGGCACCGGCTGGTGGTCACGGTCGAGGACAACGGACGCGTCGGCGGCGTCGGCACGGCGGTGGCCCAGGCCCTGCGCGACGCCGACATCGACGTACCGACACGGGAGCTGGGGATTCCGCAGGAGTTCCTGGCCCACGCCGCCCGGGGTGAGATCCTGGACGACATCGGCCTCACCGGCCCCGGCATCGCCGCGCAGACCGCGGGCTTCGCCAAGGCGGTCGGACGGGTGGGGCCGGGCACTGATCAGGCGTCGGCCGTGCACAGCGGCTTCGGAGGAGGGGAACCAGCGTGA
- a CDS encoding aspartate aminotransferase family protein encodes MQALLAERGAERYQLHSRYLNHQLPRMLHTIGFDKVYERAEGAYFYDAEGNDYLDMLAGFGIFALGRHHPVVRGALHQVMDLELADLTRFDCQPLPGLLAEKLLAHAPGLDRVFFGNSGTEAVETALKFARYATGRRRVLYCDHGFHGLTTGSLSVNGEEGFRKGFAPLLPDTQLPFGDLEALERELKRGDVAALIVESIQGKGVHATPPGYLKAAQELLHRHKALLIADEVQTGIGRTGDFLAYQNEPGVEPDLVCVAKALSGGYVPIGATLGKAWIFEKVYSSMDRVLVHSASFGSNAQAMTAGLATLHVMENEQVVANARRVGDLFRGRLAELMPKYEMLADVRGRGLMIGIEFGRPQSLKLRTGWAALQAARKGLFAQMVVVPLLQRHRILTQVSGDFLEVIKLIPPLTIGEAEVDRFVDAFTEVMDEAHSGTGLMRDFGKTLIKQAVANR; translated from the coding sequence GTGCAGGCCCTGCTGGCCGAGCGCGGCGCCGAGCGCTACCAGCTGCACAGCCGGTACCTCAACCACCAGCTGCCGCGGATGCTGCACACCATCGGCTTCGACAAGGTCTACGAGCGCGCCGAGGGGGCGTACTTCTACGACGCCGAGGGCAACGACTACCTCGACATGCTGGCCGGCTTCGGCATCTTCGCGCTCGGACGCCACCACCCGGTCGTCCGCGGCGCGCTGCACCAGGTCATGGACCTGGAGCTGGCCGACCTCACCCGCTTCGACTGCCAGCCGCTGCCCGGGCTGCTGGCCGAGAAGCTGCTGGCGCACGCCCCCGGCCTGGACCGGGTGTTCTTCGGCAACAGCGGCACCGAGGCGGTCGAGACCGCGCTGAAGTTCGCCCGCTACGCCACCGGCAGGCGCCGGGTGCTCTACTGCGACCACGGCTTCCACGGGCTGACCACCGGCTCGCTCTCGGTCAACGGCGAGGAGGGCTTCCGCAAGGGCTTCGCCCCGCTGCTGCCGGACACCCAGCTGCCCTTCGGCGACCTGGAGGCGCTGGAGCGCGAGCTGAAGCGCGGGGACGTCGCCGCGCTGATCGTCGAGTCGATCCAGGGCAAGGGCGTCCACGCCACCCCGCCCGGCTATCTGAAGGCCGCGCAGGAGCTGCTGCACCGGCACAAGGCGCTGCTCATCGCCGACGAGGTGCAGACCGGCATCGGCCGCACCGGCGACTTCCTCGCCTACCAGAACGAACCGGGCGTGGAGCCCGACCTGGTGTGCGTCGCCAAGGCGCTCTCCGGCGGCTACGTGCCGATCGGGGCGACCCTGGGCAAGGCGTGGATCTTCGAGAAGGTGTACTCCTCGATGGACCGGGTGCTGGTGCACTCCGCCAGCTTCGGCTCCAACGCCCAGGCCATGACCGCGGGCCTGGCCACGCTGCACGTGATGGAGAACGAGCAGGTGGTGGCCAACGCCCGGCGGGTCGGCGACCTGTTCCGGGGCAGGCTCGCCGAGCTGATGCCCAAGTACGAGATGCTGGCCGACGTGCGCGGGCGCGGGCTGATGATCGGCATCGAGTTCGGCCGCCCGCAGTCGCTGAAGCTGCGTACCGGCTGGGCCGCGCTGCAGGCCGCCCGCAAGGGCCTGTTCGCGCAGATGGTGGTGGTGCCGCTGCTCCAGCGGCACAGGATCCTCACCCAGGTCTCGGGCGACTTCCTGGAGGTCATCAAGCTGATCCCGCCGCTGACCATCGGCGAGGCCGAGGTGGACCGCTTCGTGGACGCCTTCACCGAGGTGATGGACGAGGCCCACAGCGGCACCGGGCTGATGCGCGACTTCGGCAAGACGCTGATCAAGCAGGCCGTGGCCAACCGCTAG
- a CDS encoding phosphatase PAP2 family protein yields the protein MRNQRNEVALLERPQTTATRQPTGREHRWPPLSRAHKALIASTAAFYLAVIIAVLTTSRLVAVDWSVMMFKPYQHWPGIQQFMNIYVIAGQRGPSAIVVSAWLTWRCWRTRSWRPLLALGVALVLLNMSVGAVKIGMGRLGPHYAHVAGSSELFLGGGIFPSGHTANAVVTWGILAYLASRWRRFGGVVAGFMGVTIGLTTLYLGTHWVSDVLAGWAAGALVLLALPLFEPVIVSADERMQAAWADRQALAARLRAFRPADLFRPSDLFGATAGPVAPGRKAPVAAPARAVAAAPVPRPARAATAAPAAGKGTRPAVVRGAAPAGATRVPRPAGATGARATAGRAGKPPRG from the coding sequence GTGCGTAACCAGAGGAATGAGGTCGCCCTACTAGAGCGTCCGCAGACGACAGCGACAAGGCAGCCGACCGGGCGGGAACACCGGTGGCCGCCGCTGAGCCGCGCCCACAAGGCCCTCATCGCCTCCACCGCCGCCTTCTACCTCGCGGTGATCATCGCGGTGCTCACGACCTCCCGGCTGGTGGCGGTCGACTGGTCGGTGATGATGTTCAAGCCCTACCAACACTGGCCGGGCATCCAGCAGTTCATGAACATCTACGTCATCGCCGGCCAGCGCGGCCCCTCCGCGATCGTCGTCTCGGCCTGGCTCACCTGGCGCTGCTGGCGGACCAGGAGCTGGCGTCCGCTGCTGGCGCTGGGCGTCGCCCTGGTGCTGCTGAACATGTCGGTGGGCGCCGTCAAGATCGGCATGGGTCGGCTGGGCCCGCACTACGCACACGTCGCCGGATCGAGCGAGCTGTTCCTGGGCGGCGGCATATTTCCCTCGGGGCACACCGCCAATGCGGTCGTGACCTGGGGAATCCTGGCATACCTGGCCTCCCGCTGGCGCCGCTTCGGCGGCGTGGTGGCCGGCTTCATGGGCGTCACCATCGGGCTGACCACGCTCTACCTGGGCACGCACTGGGTCAGCGACGTGCTCGCCGGGTGGGCCGCCGGAGCCCTGGTGCTGCTGGCGCTGCCGCTGTTCGAGCCGGTCATCGTCAGCGCCGACGAACGGATGCAGGCCGCCTGGGCGGACCGGCAGGCGCTGGCCGCCCGACTGCGCGCGTTCCGCCCCGCCGACCTGTTCCGGCCCTCGGACCTGTTCGGCGCCACGGCCGGGCCGGTCGCGCCGGGCCGCAAGGCGCCCGTCGCCGCCCCGGCGCGGGCGGTCGCCGCTGCCCCGGTGCCCCGGCCCGCCAGGGCCGCCACGGCTGCCCCGGCCGCCGGGAAGGGCACACGCCCGGCCGTCGTCCGCGGCGCCGCTCCGGCGGGGGCGACCAGGGTTCCGCGCCCGGCCGGCGCGACCGGCGCCCGGGCCACCGCGGGCCGGGCCGGCAAGCCACCGCGCGGATGA
- a CDS encoding RNA-binding S4 domain-containing protein: MAAVEETSVRVDAWIWAVRLTKTRAEAAAACRGGHVRVNGTRAKPAAPVRPGDEVRLRAGGRELVVVVSRVLRKRVGAPVAAECFVDHSPPPPPREELAVAGVRDRGAGRPTKRDMRELARLQGRPVNRTPTPEEWRKR, encoded by the coding sequence ATGGCTGCCGTGGAGGAGACGAGTGTTCGCGTCGATGCCTGGATCTGGGCCGTGCGCCTGACCAAGACCCGGGCGGAGGCGGCGGCCGCCTGTCGGGGCGGGCATGTGCGGGTGAACGGGACGCGGGCCAAGCCGGCCGCGCCGGTGCGGCCCGGGGACGAGGTGCGACTGCGCGCGGGGGGACGCGAGCTGGTGGTGGTCGTCTCGCGGGTGCTCCGCAAGCGGGTCGGTGCGCCGGTCGCGGCGGAGTGCTTCGTCGACCACAGTCCGCCGCCGCCCCCGCGCGAGGAGCTGGCCGTGGCCGGGGTCCGCGACCGGGGCGCGGGGCGCCCGACCAAGCGCGACATGCGGGAGCTGGCCCGGCTGCAGGGGCGCCCCGTCAACCGGACGCCCACCCCGGAAGAGTGGCGCAAGCGCTGA
- the fabG gene encoding 3-oxoacyl-ACP reductase FabG has protein sequence MTDQTPRVAIVTGAARGIGAATAIRLAADGFAVAVVDLEESAGKDTVEKITAAGGRALAVGADVSNAEQVAAAVERIAAELGAPTVLVNNAGVLRDNLLFKMSELDWDTVMSVHLKGAFLMSKAVQKHMVDAGYGRIVNLSSSSALGNRGQANYSAAKAGLQGFTKTLAKELGKFGVTANAVAPGFIATDMTAATAARVGMDFEDFKAAAATQIPVARVGVPEDIAHTVSFLVSEGAGFVSGQVVYVAGGPLD, from the coding sequence ATGACTGACCAGACCCCTCGCGTAGCCATCGTCACCGGCGCGGCGCGCGGCATCGGCGCCGCCACCGCGATCCGCCTCGCCGCCGACGGCTTCGCCGTGGCCGTGGTGGACCTGGAGGAGTCGGCGGGCAAGGACACCGTCGAGAAGATCACCGCCGCCGGCGGCCGGGCGCTCGCGGTCGGCGCGGACGTCAGCAACGCCGAACAGGTGGCCGCCGCCGTCGAGCGGATCGCCGCCGAGCTGGGCGCGCCCACCGTGCTGGTCAACAACGCCGGCGTGCTGCGCGACAACCTGCTGTTCAAGATGTCCGAGCTGGACTGGGACACGGTGATGAGCGTCCACCTCAAGGGCGCCTTCCTGATGTCCAAGGCGGTCCAGAAGCACATGGTGGACGCCGGCTACGGCCGCATCGTCAACCTCTCCTCCTCCTCGGCGCTGGGCAACCGGGGCCAGGCCAACTACTCCGCCGCCAAGGCCGGCCTGCAGGGCTTCACCAAGACCCTGGCCAAGGAGCTGGGCAAGTTCGGCGTCACCGCCAACGCAGTGGCCCCGGGCTTCATCGCCACCGACATGACCGCGGCCACCGCCGCCCGGGTGGGCATGGACTTCGAGGACTTCAAGGCCGCCGCCGCCACCCAGATCCCGGTCGCCCGGGTTGGCGTCCCCGAGGACATCGCCCACACCGTCTCCTTCCTGGTCAGCGAGGGCGCGGGTTTCGTCTCCGGCCAGGTCGTCTACGTCGCCGGCGGCCCGCTCGACTAA
- a CDS encoding acyl-CoA dehydrogenase family protein — MDFLYDERTRELQQRLLAFMDEHVYPAEAVHAEQSASADNEWARLPVMAELKAEARRRGLWNLFFVDQHSLPSAGHGAGLTNLQYAPLAEITGHSPFLAPEALNCAAPDTGNMEVLAEFGTPEQQKRWLEPLLEGEIRSAFCMTEPEVASSDAANIATRIERDGDEYVINGRKWWSSGAMSPECEILIVMGRTDPNAPKHRQQSMILVPRDTPGVDVRRGMHVFGYTDGPHGGHAEVVFDNVRVPASHLIAGEGEGFAIAQARLGPGRIHHCMRLIGMAERGLELMCRRAVSRTAFGKPLADQGVVQEWIAESRVRIEQLRLLVLKTAWLMDTVGNKGAHTEIQAIKIATPSTVEWILDKAIQAHGGGGVSQDFPLAQLWANARTLRFADGPDEVHRRSLARRELRPYLAPPVS; from the coding sequence ATGGACTTCCTGTACGACGAGCGCACCCGCGAGCTGCAGCAGCGGCTGCTCGCCTTCATGGACGAGCACGTGTACCCGGCCGAGGCGGTGCACGCCGAGCAGTCGGCGTCCGCCGACAACGAGTGGGCCCGGCTGCCGGTGATGGCCGAACTGAAGGCGGAGGCCCGCCGGCGCGGACTGTGGAACCTGTTCTTCGTGGACCAGCACAGCCTGCCCAGCGCCGGGCACGGCGCGGGGCTGACCAACCTGCAGTACGCCCCGCTCGCCGAGATCACCGGGCACAGCCCGTTCCTCGCCCCCGAGGCGCTGAACTGCGCCGCCCCGGACACCGGCAACATGGAGGTGCTGGCCGAGTTCGGCACCCCCGAGCAGCAGAAGCGCTGGCTCGAACCGCTGCTGGAGGGCGAGATCCGCTCCGCCTTCTGCATGACCGAGCCCGAGGTCGCCTCCTCCGACGCCGCCAACATCGCCACCCGCATCGAGCGCGACGGCGACGAGTACGTGATCAACGGACGCAAGTGGTGGTCGTCCGGCGCGATGAGCCCGGAGTGCGAGATCCTCATCGTGATGGGCCGCACCGACCCGAACGCCCCCAAGCACCGGCAGCAGAGCATGATCCTGGTGCCCCGGGACACCCCCGGCGTGGACGTCCGCCGCGGCATGCACGTCTTCGGCTACACCGACGGCCCGCACGGCGGCCACGCCGAGGTCGTCTTCGACAACGTCCGGGTGCCGGCCTCGCACCTGATCGCCGGGGAGGGCGAAGGCTTCGCCATCGCCCAGGCCCGGCTCGGGCCCGGCCGCATCCACCACTGCATGCGGCTGATCGGCATGGCCGAGCGCGGCCTGGAGCTGATGTGCCGCCGGGCCGTCTCCCGCACCGCCTTCGGCAAGCCGCTGGCCGACCAGGGTGTGGTGCAGGAGTGGATCGCCGAGTCCCGGGTGCGGATCGAGCAGCTGCGGCTGCTGGTGCTGAAGACCGCCTGGCTGATGGACACCGTCGGCAACAAGGGCGCGCACACCGAGATCCAGGCCATCAAGATCGCCACCCCGTCCACGGTCGAGTGGATCCTCGACAAGGCCATCCAGGCACACGGCGGCGGCGGGGTCTCGCAGGACTTCCCACTGGCCCAACTGTGGGCCAACGCCCGCACCCTGCGCTTCGCCGACGGCCCGGACGAGGTCCACCGGCGCTCGCTGGCCCGCCGCGAGCTGCGCCCCTACCTCGCCCCGCCCGTATCCTGA
- a CDS encoding phosphotransferase family protein, with product MSEQAGPRPSGAPHPPGLDLDRLREYLDRARPGMVEGTLAAELISGGKSNLTYRLHDDAHRWVVRRPPLGHVLATAHDMGREHRVISALAGTGVPVPGVHLLCTDPEVLGAPFYVMDEVSGTVYRTAEDSAGLGAERARAISFALVDVLADLHGIDPAAVGLADFGRPEGYLRRQLDRWLRQFEASRSREIEGMAELQQRLADHLPATQRNTVVHGDYRLDNAIVAGDDSVAAVLDWEMATLGDPLADLGLFKVYWEITGEIPGNPVSQAVSPAAGFPRMDELAELYAARTGLDLAPLPWYTAFAGFKLAVISEGIHYRYTQGKTVGEGFAHIGALVPLLVATSLETLLKLEGNN from the coding sequence ATGTCCGAGCAAGCCGGGCCCCGGCCTTCCGGCGCCCCGCACCCGCCCGGCCTGGACCTCGACCGGCTGCGGGAGTACCTCGACCGCGCCCGCCCGGGGATGGTCGAGGGCACGCTCGCGGCCGAGCTGATCTCCGGCGGCAAGTCCAACCTGACCTACCGGCTGCACGACGACGCGCACCGCTGGGTGGTGCGCCGCCCGCCGCTCGGGCACGTCCTGGCCACCGCCCACGACATGGGCCGCGAGCACCGGGTGATCTCGGCGCTGGCCGGCACCGGCGTCCCGGTCCCCGGCGTCCACCTGCTGTGCACCGACCCGGAGGTCCTGGGCGCGCCCTTCTACGTGATGGACGAGGTGTCCGGCACGGTCTACCGCACCGCCGAGGACTCCGCCGGGCTGGGCGCCGAACGCGCCCGGGCCATCTCCTTCGCACTGGTCGACGTCCTGGCCGACCTGCACGGCATCGACCCGGCGGCGGTCGGCCTGGCCGACTTCGGCCGCCCCGAGGGCTACCTGCGGCGGCAACTGGACCGCTGGCTGCGGCAGTTCGAGGCGTCCCGCAGCCGCGAGATCGAGGGCATGGCCGAGCTGCAGCAGCGGCTGGCCGACCACCTGCCCGCCACCCAGCGCAACACCGTGGTGCACGGGGACTACCGCCTCGACAACGCCATCGTCGCCGGGGACGACAGCGTCGCCGCCGTCCTGGACTGGGAGATGGCGACCCTCGGCGACCCGCTGGCCGACCTCGGACTGTTCAAGGTCTACTGGGAGATCACCGGCGAGATCCCCGGCAACCCGGTCTCACAGGCCGTCAGCCCCGCCGCCGGATTCCCCCGGATGGACGAACTGGCCGAGCTGTACGCCGCCCGCACCGGCCTGGACCTGGCCCCGCTGCCCTGGTACACCGCCTTCGCCGGGTTCAAGCTCGCGGTGATCTCCGAGGGCATCCACTACCGCTACACCCAGGGCAAGACCGTGGGCGAGGGCTTCGCCCACATCGGCGCGCTGGTGCCGCTGCTGGTCGCCACCTCCCTGGAGACCCTGCTCAAGCTGGAAGGGAACAACTGA
- a CDS encoding TetR/AcrR family transcriptional regulator, with protein MAAPARRAVGSRRGRATAREAEPPGGTTPGAPEGGADAAAPVQERLLAAASRLFAERGFALTSVQEIVEHAGVTKGAMYHYFTSKDDLLQQIYTRLLALQSVRLAAIADEARRPVRDRLRDAAADVVVSTLEHLDDAMVSWRSMHMLPPDRLAAVRADRRRYHERFRALIEQGQAEGSLRSDVSPDLAAHQFFGGVHHLGSWYHADGELTPESIGATFADLLLRGLAATDANL; from the coding sequence GTGGCGGCACCAGCGCGTAGAGCAGTCGGCAGCAGGCGCGGTCGCGCCACCGCCCGCGAGGCCGAACCGCCGGGCGGCACCACGCCGGGCGCCCCGGAGGGTGGCGCCGACGCCGCGGCGCCGGTCCAGGAGCGGCTGCTCGCCGCCGCCAGCAGGCTGTTCGCCGAGCGCGGGTTCGCGCTGACGTCCGTCCAGGAGATCGTCGAACACGCGGGCGTCACCAAGGGCGCCATGTACCACTACTTCACCTCCAAGGACGACCTGCTGCAGCAGATCTACACCCGGCTGCTGGCGCTCCAGTCGGTGCGGCTGGCCGCCATAGCCGACGAGGCGCGGCGGCCGGTCCGCGACCGGCTCCGCGACGCCGCGGCCGACGTGGTCGTCAGCACGCTGGAGCACCTGGACGACGCCATGGTGTCCTGGCGGTCCATGCACATGCTGCCGCCGGACCGGCTGGCCGCCGTCCGGGCCGACCGCAGGCGCTACCACGAGCGGTTCCGGGCGCTGATCGAGCAAGGGCAGGCGGAGGGCTCGCTGCGCTCCGATGTATCCCCGGACCTCGCCGCCCACCAGTTCTTCGGCGGCGTCCACCACCTCGGCAGCTGGTACCACGCCGACGGCGAACTGACGCCCGAATCCATCGGGGCGACCTTTGCCGACCTGTTGCTCAGGGGGCTCGCTGCCACGGATGCGAACCTGTGA
- a CDS encoding MarR family winged helix-turn-helix transcriptional regulator, producing the protein MTGVPLRLSQSPGQLIRIAQQVHTRLWTEHVGTELTAPQYAALVALAVEPGADQRTVGERASLDKATMAEMVGRLVRRGLVLRRRDPADGRRKLLTLSPAGNQLLQQVSPRVASVQRQLLEPLDETQRVALMSSLGRLARIDPLALETMQESRPILDAPRVVGYLIRVAQQVHTRLWTELVPGELTAPQFAVLDALAEEPGIDQRTVGERASLDKATMAELISRLVRRGLVLRRRDPADGRRNLLALSPAGTDLLAQVRAGVDGVQRQLLEPLDEETRESVVALLTVIARLTAQD; encoded by the coding sequence ATGACGGGTGTACCACTCCGCCTCTCCCAGTCACCGGGACAGCTGATCCGGATCGCACAGCAGGTCCACACACGCCTGTGGACCGAGCACGTCGGCACCGAGCTGACCGCTCCGCAGTACGCCGCACTGGTCGCGCTCGCCGTGGAACCCGGCGCCGACCAGCGGACGGTGGGGGAGCGGGCGTCGCTGGACAAGGCGACCATGGCCGAGATGGTCGGTCGCCTGGTGCGGCGCGGCCTGGTGCTGCGCAGACGCGACCCGGCCGACGGCCGCCGCAAGCTGCTCACTCTCTCCCCGGCCGGCAACCAGCTGCTGCAGCAGGTCTCGCCGCGGGTGGCGAGCGTGCAGCGGCAACTGCTCGAACCGCTGGACGAGACACAGCGCGTCGCGCTCATGTCCAGCCTCGGGAGGCTGGCGCGGATAGATCCGCTGGCTCTGGAGACTATGCAGGAGTCACGTCCCATTCTTGATGCGCCCAGGGTGGTCGGATATCTCATCCGGGTCGCCCAGCAGGTGCACACCCGGCTGTGGACCGAGCTGGTCCCGGGCGAGCTGACCGCGCCTCAGTTCGCGGTCCTGGACGCCCTGGCCGAGGAGCCGGGCATCGACCAGCGGACGGTGGGGGAGCGGGCGTCGCTGGACAAGGCGACCATGGCCGAGCTGATCAGCCGCCTGGTGCGACGCGGCCTGGTGCTGCGCAGACGCGACCCGGCCGACGGCCGCCGCAACCTGCTGGCCCTCTCCCCGGCCGGTACCGACCTGCTCGCCCAGGTCAGGGCGGGTGTCGACGGCGTCCAGCGGCAGCTGCTGGAGCCGCTGGACGAGGAGACCCGGGAGAGCGTGGTGGCGCTGCTCACGGTGATCGCCCGGCTGACCGCGCAGGACTGA